A portion of the Schistocerca americana isolate TAMUIC-IGC-003095 chromosome 10, iqSchAmer2.1, whole genome shotgun sequence genome contains these proteins:
- the LOC124552392 gene encoding extensin-1-like yields MRTGTAVPCVVARGAGRVRDPVPTTRSPPPGPHHLVPTTWSPPPGPHHPVPTTRSPPPGPHHLVPTTWSPPPGPHHLVPTTWSTPPGPHHLVPTTWSPPPGPHHLVPTTWSPPPGPHHLVPTTWSPPPGPHHLVPTTWSPPPGPHHLVPTTWSPPPGPHHPVPTTRSPPPGPHHPVHTTWSPPPGPHHLVPTTWSTPPGPHHLVHTTWSTPPGPHHLVPTTWSPPPGPHHLVPTTWSTPPGPHHLVHTTWSPPPGPHHLVPTTWSPPPGPHHLVPTTWSPPPGPHHLVPTTWSPPPGPHHLVHTTWSPPPGPHHLVHTTWSTPPGPHHLVPTTWSPPPGPHHLVPTTWSPPPGPHHLVPTTWSPPPGPHHLPLEMGLPACVAERL; encoded by the exons ATGAGAACCGGTACAGCAGTGCCGTGCGTGGTGGCTCGAGGTGCGGGCAGAGTGCGGGACCCGGTCCCCACCACCCGGTCCCCACCACCCGGTCCCCACCACCTGGTCCCCACCACCTGGTCCCCACCACCCGGTCCCCACCACCCGGTCCCCACCACCCGGTCCCCACCACCTGGTCCACACCACCTGGTCCCCACCACCTGGTCCCCACCACCTGGTCCACACCACCTGGTCCCCACCACCTGGTCCACACCACCTGGTCCCCACCACCTGGTCCCCACCACCTGGTCCCCACCACCTGGTCCACACCACCTGGTCCCCACCACCTGGTCCCCACCACCTGGTCCACACCACCTGGTCCCCACCACCTGGTCCCCACCACCTGGTCCACACCACCTGGTCCCCACCACCTGGTCCCCACCACCTGGTCCACACCACCTGGTCCCCACCACCTGGTCCCCACCACCCGGTCCCCACCACCCGGTCCCCACCACCCGGTCCCCACCACCCGGTCCCCACCACCCGGTCCACACCACCTGGTCCCCACCACCCGGTCCCCACCACCTGGTCCCCACCACCTGGTCCACACCACCTGGTCCCCACCACCTGGTCCACACCACCTGGTCCACACCACCTGGTCCCCACCACCTGGTCCCCACCACCTGGTCCCCACCACCTGGTCCCCACCACCTGGTCCCCACCACCTGGTCCACACCACCTGGTCCACACCACCTGGTCCACACCACCTGGTCCCCACCACCTGGTCCCCACCACCTGGTCCCCACCACCTGGTCCCCACCACCTGGTCCCCACCACCTGGTCCCCACCACCTGGTCCCCACCACCTGGTCCCCACCACCTGGTCCCCACCACCTGGTCCCCACCACCTGGTCCCCACCACCTGGTCCACACCACCTGGTCCCCACCACCTGGTCCCCACCACCTGGTCCACACCACCTGGTCCACACCACCTGGTCCACACCACCTGGTCCCCACCACCTGGTCCCCACCACCTGGTCCCCACCACCTGGTCCCCACCACCTGGTCCCCACCACCTGGTCCCCACCACCTGGTCCCCACCACCTGGTCCCCACCACCTGGTCCCCACCACCTG cccttggaaaTGGGTttgccggcttgtgtggccgagcggctctag